A region of Brevinematales bacterium DNA encodes the following proteins:
- a CDS encoding NAD(P)H-binding protein: MIIFLTGATGFVGRNTLDKLLQKDVKIKVLVRNPNKLERILENITPKSYLKNIQVINGDITTPESYSDHLEGVDTVINLVGIIREFPRKRITFWKHHFEATKNLVDHSLKHGVKRFIQMSALGVSIKTISQYYTTKYKAERYVIESFDNWIILRPSIIIGPDGEFTKMIYSMIRLGVVPIIGDGNYLIRPISITTLSNFISYIATDTSINKKEFNLVGPREYTYNEFIDTFALSLGKKNYSKIYLPVSLVKSIARLLGRFRFFPVTLEQINMLLAGNTYYLDILEKLPIKNIPIEEEIKKLRYRK; encoded by the coding sequence ATGATAATATTTCTAACAGGTGCTACTGGTTTCGTAGGAAGAAACACTTTAGACAAACTATTGCAGAAAGACGTGAAAATAAAAGTACTAGTCAGAAATCCTAATAAACTAGAAAGAATACTAGAAAATATAACTCCTAAAAGTTACTTAAAAAACATTCAGGTAATAAACGGAGATATAACAACTCCTGAAAGTTATTCAGATCATTTAGAAGGTGTTGACACTGTTATCAACTTGGTTGGTATAATTAGAGAGTTCCCTAGAAAAAGAATAACATTTTGGAAACACCATTTTGAAGCAACTAAAAACTTGGTAGATCACAGTCTAAAACACGGAGTTAAAAGATTCATACAAATGAGCGCCCTAGGAGTATCTATAAAAACAATATCTCAATACTACACAACTAAATACAAAGCTGAGAGATATGTAATAGAATCATTTGATAACTGGATAATATTACGACCTTCAATAATAATAGGACCTGACGGAGAATTCACAAAAATGATATATTCCATGATAAGACTAGGAGTAGTACCAATAATAGGAGACGGAAACTATTTGATAAGACCTATATCAATAACAACACTATCAAATTTCATATCATACATAGCAACAGATACATCAATAAATAAAAAAGAATTCAACTTAGTAGGCCCCAGAGAATACACATATAACGAGTTTATTGATACTTTTGCTCTATCCTTAGGCAAGAAGAATTATTCAAAGATATACTTACCTGTTTCTCTTGTAAAATCCATAGCTAGACTACTAGGTAGATTTAGATTTTTCCCCGTAACTTTGGAGCAAATAAACATGCTACTCGCAGGTAACACTTATTATCTTGATATACTTGAAAAACTACCCATAAAGAATATACCAATTGAAGAAGAAATAAAGAAGCTGAGGTATAGAAAATGA
- the alaS gene encoding alanine--tRNA ligase, whose protein sequence is MKQLSSKEIRKEFLSFFETKGHTIVESSPLIPADDPTLLFTTAGMVQFKPYFLREKKPPYTRATSIQKCLRAGGKASDLENVGKTPRHHTFFEMLGNFSFGDYFKKEAIEFAWEFVTEVVGIDKNSLWISIYKDDNEAFEIWNKHIGIESDRIIRLGEKDNFWGPPGDEGPCGPCSEIYIDLRDVWGYNKQDCKTPEDCDGFLEFWNLVFMQYYQDKNGNRTELEFKGIDTGMGLERLAMILQNKKSVYETDIFEPIITQISQETGKKYEGDNIFAMNVIADHTRAITFVGAEGIYPSNEGRGYVIRRILRRALRYAGKIGINEPIIYKIIDSVVESMGDTYPEIVSKKDSIKKVIKVEEEKYFKNISKGIEYLSEIINKAKDNKHSYISGDDIFKLYDSLGLPLDVIEDVCKDEKINIDWARFNELMEEQKQRGKLSWKRDETFDFSVISKLEHSTKYVGDEYYEYESKVIRLYVKKEKTFAETDKLTKGDIGIVVTEETPFYGEGGGQVGDIGIITSGETSLLVIDTKKDNDIYFHIVSTEDGEIHTGAKARMIVDINRKRNIAKHHTATHILHSALRKVLGEHVAQAGSLVKPNRLRFDFSHYSSLSSNDIKNVEEEANEIVLRNIEVIKKYMPKNEALKTGALAFFGEKYGDIVRIVEIPGFSKEFCGGTHVNRTGEIGLIKIIDEKSIASGMRRIEAVAGKSSLDKFREYTEILENISSTLGTSIENIPQRIQFLISKIKELEKAKSLPSKQVSLEEILQGYETIGKYKLIFKVLNDIDINSLGGIVDKIKEKLTDVIVFIISQKDNTIGFIAGTNTNINLNNIVKDLNKLGVKGGGRPDFVRGGINSLEEINKIKDELVKNMIT, encoded by the coding sequence ATGAAACAGCTTAGTAGCAAAGAAATCAGGAAAGAATTTTTGTCTTTTTTTGAAACTAAAGGGCACACGATTGTCGAAAGCAGTCCACTCATACCTGCAGATGACCCTACCCTACTTTTTACAACGGCTGGAATGGTTCAATTCAAACCATACTTTCTGAGAGAAAAAAAACCTCCGTACACTAGAGCAACTTCAATTCAAAAATGTTTAAGAGCAGGAGGTAAAGCAAGCGATCTTGAAAATGTAGGTAAAACTCCTAGACATCATACATTTTTTGAAATGCTTGGCAATTTTTCTTTCGGAGATTACTTTAAAAAAGAAGCAATAGAATTTGCCTGGGAATTCGTTACAGAAGTAGTTGGAATAGATAAAAACTCTCTCTGGATAAGCATATATAAAGATGACAATGAAGCATTTGAAATATGGAATAAACACATTGGTATTGAAAGTGATAGAATTATAAGATTAGGCGAAAAGGATAACTTTTGGGGACCACCAGGAGACGAAGGACCTTGCGGACCTTGCTCGGAAATTTACATAGATTTGAGAGATGTATGGGGATACAACAAACAAGATTGTAAAACACCTGAAGATTGTGACGGTTTTCTCGAATTTTGGAACTTAGTCTTTATGCAGTATTACCAAGACAAAAATGGTAATAGAACAGAACTTGAATTTAAAGGAATAGATACAGGAATGGGTTTAGAAAGACTAGCTATGATACTACAAAACAAGAAAAGCGTATACGAAACAGATATATTTGAACCCATCATAACACAAATATCACAAGAAACAGGGAAAAAATATGAAGGAGATAACATATTTGCAATGAATGTAATCGCTGATCACACTAGAGCAATCACATTCGTAGGTGCTGAAGGAATATATCCTTCTAACGAAGGCAGAGGATATGTAATAAGAAGGATATTAAGAAGAGCATTAAGATACGCAGGTAAAATAGGAATAAATGAACCAATAATCTACAAGATTATTGACAGTGTAGTAGAATCTATGGGAGACACCTATCCAGAAATAGTCAGTAAAAAAGATAGTATTAAAAAAGTTATAAAAGTTGAAGAAGAAAAGTACTTCAAAAACATCTCCAAAGGCATTGAATACCTTTCTGAAATAATAAACAAGGCAAAAGATAATAAACATAGCTATATATCCGGAGATGATATATTCAAGCTATATGATTCTCTAGGGTTACCCCTCGATGTAATTGAAGATGTGTGCAAAGATGAAAAAATAAACATTGACTGGGCCAGGTTTAATGAACTTATGGAAGAACAAAAACAAAGAGGAAAACTCAGCTGGAAACGAGATGAAACTTTTGATTTCTCGGTAATATCAAAATTAGAACATTCTACAAAATATGTTGGTGATGAATACTACGAATATGAATCAAAAGTAATTAGATTATATGTTAAGAAAGAAAAAACTTTCGCAGAAACAGATAAATTAACCAAAGGGGATATTGGAATAGTAGTAACTGAAGAAACCCCATTTTATGGTGAGGGCGGAGGTCAAGTAGGGGACATTGGTATAATAACATCCGGTGAAACATCCCTATTAGTAATTGATACCAAAAAAGATAACGACATTTACTTTCACATAGTAAGTACCGAAGATGGAGAAATACATACCGGAGCAAAGGCAAGAATGATCGTAGACATAAATAGGAAAAGGAATATAGCCAAACATCACACTGCGACTCATATATTACACTCAGCACTGAGGAAAGTATTAGGAGAACATGTAGCTCAAGCAGGATCCCTTGTTAAACCTAATAGGCTTAGATTCGACTTCTCACACTACTCTTCACTTTCAAGTAATGACATAAAGAATGTGGAAGAAGAAGCAAACGAAATCGTATTAAGAAATATTGAAGTTATAAAAAAGTATATGCCCAAAAATGAAGCATTAAAAACAGGAGCACTAGCATTTTTCGGAGAAAAATATGGGGACATCGTAAGAATAGTCGAAATACCAGGATTTTCAAAAGAGTTTTGCGGTGGTACTCACGTAAATAGAACAGGAGAAATTGGACTTATAAAAATAATTGATGAAAAATCAATAGCATCAGGAATGAGAAGAATAGAAGCAGTTGCAGGTAAATCTTCTCTAGATAAGTTTAGAGAATATACCGAAATACTAGAAAATATCTCAAGTACTCTAGGAACAAGCATCGAAAATATACCTCAACGAATACAGTTCCTTATAAGCAAAATTAAAGAACTAGAGAAGGCAAAATCTTTACCTTCAAAGCAAGTAAGCTTAGAAGAAATACTTCAAGGATACGAAACAATAGGAAAGTACAAACTCATATTCAAGGTTTTGAACGATATAGATATAAACTCTTTAGGTGGAATAGTAGATAAAATCAAAGAAAAACTAACTGATGTAATTGTATTCATAATATCTCAGAAAGACAACACCATAGGTTTCATCGCAGGAACTAATACAAATATCAACTTAAACAACATCGTAAAAGACTTAAATAAACTAGGTGTAAAAGGCGGAGGAAGACCTGATTTTGTAAGAGGTGGTATTAACTCATTGGAAGAAATAAACAAAATAAAAGATGAACTGGTAAAAAATATGATAACCTAA
- the tuf gene encoding elongation factor Tu, whose translation MAEGKFERKKPHINVGTIGHVDHGKTTLTSAITKVLAKKGYAKEKNYDEIDNAPEEKARGITIQIQHIEYESDIRHYAHIDCPGHADYVKNMVTGAAQMDGAILVVAANDGVMPQTREHVLLARQVGVPYIVVFLNKIDMVDDPEIIDIVEEDVRDLLKKYGYPGDKVPIIRGSAYKAMTNPDPAGDGKCIIELIEALDKYIPEPVREIDKPFLMPVEDIFSISGRGTVVTGRVERGKITPGEEVEIVGLSYEVKKTVVTSIEMFRKELDSAIAGDNAGLLLRGIGKDEVWRGQVICKPGSVTPHKKFKAEIYVLKKEEGGRHTPFFAGYRPQFFFRTADVTGTVTKIPGEMVMPGDNVNVEVELIYPVAMEKGLRFAIREGGKTVGAGVVTEIIE comes from the coding sequence ATGGCTGAAGGTAAGTTTGAGAGGAAGAAGCCTCATATAAATGTTGGAACTATAGGTCACGTTGACCATGGTAAAACTACTTTAACTTCTGCTATTACAAAAGTTTTAGCAAAGAAAGGATATGCTAAAGAGAAGAACTATGATGAAATTGACAATGCTCCTGAGGAAAAGGCAAGGGGTATAACTATTCAGATACAGCACATTGAGTATGAAAGTGATATTAGACACTATGCCCATATAGACTGTCCAGGACACGCAGACTATGTTAAAAATATGGTTACTGGTGCTGCTCAGATGGATGGTGCTATACTAGTTGTTGCTGCTAATGATGGTGTTATGCCTCAAACAAGAGAGCATGTACTACTAGCAAGACAGGTTGGTGTTCCTTACATAGTTGTCTTTTTGAATAAAATTGATATGGTTGATGATCCAGAGATAATTGATATTGTTGAAGAAGATGTAAGAGATTTGCTTAAGAAATATGGTTATCCTGGTGATAAAGTTCCTATCATAAGAGGGTCTGCTTACAAAGCAATGACAAACCCAGATCCAGCTGGTGATGGTAAATGTATTATCGAACTAATTGAGGCTCTTGATAAGTATATTCCAGAGCCAGTTAGAGAGATTGATAAACCATTCTTGATGCCTGTTGAAGATATATTCTCCATATCTGGTAGAGGAACTGTTGTTACAGGTAGGGTTGAAAGAGGTAAAATTACTCCTGGTGAAGAAGTTGAGATAGTAGGTCTTTCTTATGAAGTTAAGAAGACAGTTGTTACATCAATAGAAATGTTTAGAAAAGAACTTGATTCTGCTATAGCAGGAGATAACGCAGGACTTCTACTGAGAGGTATAGGAAAGGATGAAGTTTGGAGAGGGCAGGTTATTTGTAAACCAGGTTCTGTTACCCCTCATAAGAAGTTTAAGGCAGAAATATATGTGTTGAAAAAAGAAGAAGGTGGAAGACATACTCCATTCTTTGCAGGTTACAGGCCTCAATTCTTCTTCAGAACTGCTGATGTTACTGGAACAGTCACAAAAATACCAGGTGAAATGGTTATGCCAGGCGATAATGTTAACGTTGAGGTTGAGCTTATTTATCCCGTTGCTATGGAGAAGGGACTTAGGTTTGCTATAAGAGAAGGTGGTAAGACTGTAGGTGCTGGTGTTGTTACCGAGATTATTGAGTAA
- a CDS encoding HPr family phosphocarrier protein: protein MIRKKFVIRAKYGVHLRPAVRIYETIKDYKSKVEIKKNDVVADARSTLGVMLLGMMPGDVIEVIVNGVDEEEVMQKLTDLIDHKNFGEEEDD, encoded by the coding sequence ATGATAAGGAAAAAATTTGTTATAAGAGCTAAATATGGAGTTCATTTGAGACCTGCTGTTAGAATATATGAAACTATAAAAGACTATAAATCTAAAGTTGAGATAAAGAAAAATGATGTTGTTGCGGATGCTAGGAGTACTCTTGGAGTGATGCTTCTTGGTATGATGCCAGGAGATGTAATAGAAGTTATAGTTAATGGTGTTGATGAGGAAGAAGTAATGCAGAAGCTCACAGATCTGATAGACCACAAAAATTTTGGAGAGGAGGAAGATGATTAA
- a CDS encoding MtnX-like HAD-IB family phosphatase: protein MKIVFASDFDGTISLRDFYWIVIDKYLGKDYIDLYIQWQDKKIKDVDFLNIVFNNINKDYDTIMNDIISIPVDKSAIEFIKWFTSEVGDFYVVSAGCKYYIDILMEKYGVSDLVKVIANPGYYKDGNIYMVPDNTKEYYSEIFGVDKGKAVEIIKRDANFLFFAGDSRPDYYAAKVADYVFAKHQLADMLKNEGISFFEFKDFSDIYYETKKIVEDLKEVL, encoded by the coding sequence ATGAAAATAGTTTTTGCCTCTGACTTTGATGGTACAATATCGCTGAGAGATTTTTACTGGATAGTTATTGACAAGTATTTAGGCAAAGATTATATTGATTTATACATACAATGGCAGGATAAGAAAATAAAAGATGTCGATTTTCTGAATATAGTTTTTAATAACATAAATAAAGATTACGATACAATTATGAATGATATAATCTCTATACCAGTAGATAAAAGTGCTATTGAGTTTATTAAATGGTTTACGAGTGAGGTTGGGGATTTTTATGTAGTTAGTGCTGGTTGTAAGTACTATATCGATATTCTTATGGAGAAGTATGGTGTTTCTGATTTAGTTAAGGTTATAGCAAATCCAGGGTACTACAAAGACGGGAATATATATATGGTACCTGACAATACTAAAGAATACTATTCAGAGATTTTTGGTGTTGATAAAGGAAAAGCTGTTGAAATTATAAAGAGAGATGCTAATTTTCTATTTTTTGCCGGAGATTCAAGGCCGGATTATTATGCTGCGAAAGTTGCTGATTATGTTTTTGCTAAACATCAACTTGCTGATATGTTAAAAAATGAAGGTATTAGTTTCTTTGAATTCAAAGATTTCTCTGATATTTATTATGAAACAAAGAAAATTGTGGAAGATCTTAAGGAGGTACTATGA
- a CDS encoding HPF/RaiA family ribosome-associated protein — MEVLVEGKGFNITDDVRDHINAKLSKISFAEDKVRKVHFFISTTPTSSILCELDIFVDHTKVFAKYEHQDWKIAITDAINIAHDLIIKERKKKKASRLREARKKRQ; from the coding sequence ATGGAAGTACTCGTGGAGGGTAAAGGGTTTAACATAACAGATGATGTTAGGGATCACATAAATGCTAAGCTTTCGAAGATATCATTTGCTGAGGATAAGGTTAGGAAGGTACACTTTTTTATATCGACTACTCCGACCTCTTCGATTTTATGTGAATTGGATATATTTGTTGATCATACGAAAGTTTTTGCGAAGTATGAACATCAGGATTGGAAAATAGCTATAACTGATGCAATTAACATAGCTCATGATCTAATAATAAAAGAGAGGAAAAAGAAAAAAGCATCAAGGCTTAGGGAAGCAAGAAAGAAAAGGCAATGA
- the hprK gene encoding HPr(Ser) kinase/phosphatase: MTVENFVDIAKRDYNLDIEIITCKNIASNKVINSVVTNRPGLSLAGFFDNFAYDRVQIIGRGEQAYIRKAYQDNDQEKIKNFETFFSFDIPCCIVSDYSELPEEFVELSLSKCIPIIASSLDTYQLTFSVELILNNELAPRVVVNGGMFDIFGYGVLIIGRSGIGKSEVGLELLSRKHRFVSDDVVMIKKIRYPEGYRLVAFPYNPKYSNIIEVRGIGIINVDNMFGTGFTIPKKEIDIVIELIDWDSTIMVDRIGDNVETYEVLGIKLPKKTIPVSPGRNIPFLIETAIINERIKEKRIIR, encoded by the coding sequence ATGACAGTTGAGAATTTCGTAGATATAGCCAAGAGAGATTACAATCTTGATATTGAGATAATAACCTGCAAGAATATAGCTAGTAATAAAGTTATAAATTCTGTTGTAACTAATAGGCCTGGTTTATCTCTTGCAGGTTTTTTTGATAATTTTGCTTACGATAGGGTTCAGATAATAGGTAGAGGGGAGCAGGCTTATATAAGAAAAGCATACCAGGATAATGATCAAGAAAAGATAAAGAATTTTGAAACTTTTTTTTCTTTTGATATACCTTGTTGTATTGTTTCTGATTATAGTGAATTACCGGAGGAATTTGTCGAATTAAGTTTATCGAAGTGTATTCCTATAATAGCTAGTTCTCTTGATACCTACCAACTTACATTCTCAGTGGAACTTATTCTGAACAATGAGCTAGCACCTAGGGTTGTTGTAAATGGTGGTATGTTTGACATTTTTGGGTATGGGGTTTTAATAATAGGTAGAAGTGGTATAGGTAAAAGTGAAGTAGGTCTTGAGCTTTTGAGCAGAAAACATAGATTTGTTTCAGACGATGTTGTTATGATAAAGAAAATAAGATATCCTGAAGGATACAGGCTTGTTGCGTTTCCATACAATCCTAAATACTCAAATATCATTGAGGTTAGAGGAATAGGAATAATAAATGTTGATAATATGTTTGGTACGGGTTTTACGATACCTAAAAAAGAAATAGATATAGTGATAGAATTGATTGACTGGGATAGTACTATTATGGTAGATAGGATAGGGGATAATGTTGAAACATATGAGGTTTTAGGAATAAAATTACCCAAAAAAACTATACCTGTAAGTCCAGGGAGAAATATACCGTTTTTGATTGAAACTGCTATAATTAATGAAAGAATAAAAGAAAAAAGGATTATAAGATGA
- a CDS encoding iron-containing alcohol dehydrogenase family protein → MNKFLTPREISIPYVLKIYRGLKDEVGEVLGSIGVSSVVIFYGEGIQKMFGSSIQNSIKSKNINIYEVYEGKSNKIEDIYELAFKIKHSDVILGVGGGKVIDIAKYVGYIRKIPVITFPTAPSNDSICSPLCSLIIDGKRTTVPAKIPFGVIADTNILSSAPESFIYSGIGDILSKISALYDLDFEEKNKKINHDDFARMVAEKSIDSLLYYETENIRDEDFLGKLIDSLIMSGIAMEIEGDSAPASGSEHLISHALDKILPNPHLHGIQVGIATYIMVNIQDNPRKNIVVDMLERTGFWKFVQKDNFNINAWLLAIDNASSIKPHRFTTIHDENYKNKAKEFIVNDDMMKHIFSK, encoded by the coding sequence ATGAACAAGTTTTTGACACCTAGAGAAATATCAATACCTTATGTGCTAAAAATATATAGAGGGCTAAAAGATGAAGTAGGAGAAGTATTAGGCAGCATTGGTGTATCTTCTGTTGTGATATTCTATGGAGAAGGTATCCAAAAGATGTTTGGTAGTAGTATTCAAAATTCTATAAAATCGAAAAATATAAACATATACGAAGTTTATGAAGGTAAATCAAATAAAATAGAAGACATATATGAACTTGCTTTTAAAATAAAGCATTCTGATGTTATACTGGGTGTTGGTGGAGGTAAGGTAATAGATATAGCGAAGTATGTAGGATATATAAGGAAAATACCTGTAATAACATTTCCTACAGCTCCTTCTAATGATAGTATATGTAGTCCTTTGTGTTCTCTGATTATAGATGGTAAAAGAACTACGGTGCCAGCAAAAATACCGTTTGGAGTTATAGCAGATACTAATATACTATCGAGTGCTCCTGAGAGTTTCATATACTCAGGCATAGGTGATATTCTTTCAAAGATAAGCGCTTTGTATGATCTGGATTTTGAAGAAAAAAATAAAAAGATAAATCATGATGATTTTGCTAGGATGGTGGCTGAGAAATCTATAGATAGTCTTCTTTATTACGAAACTGAAAACATAAGAGATGAAGATTTTTTGGGCAAATTAATAGATTCTCTCATAATGAGTGGTATAGCTATGGAAATAGAAGGAGATAGCGCTCCAGCAAGTGGATCTGAACATCTAATTTCTCATGCTCTTGACAAAATATTACCTAATCCTCACTTACACGGAATACAAGTAGGTATAGCAACGTACATTATGGTAAATATACAAGATAATCCTAGAAAGAACATTGTAGTAGATATGCTTGAAAGAACAGGATTTTGGAAGTTCGTACAAAAAGATAACTTTAACATAAATGCTTGGTTACTTGCTATTGATAACGCATCTAGTATAAAGCCTCATAGATTTACAACGATACATGATGAAAATTATAAGAATAAGGCTAAAGAATTTATAGTGAATGATGATATGATGAAACACATTTTCTCAAAGTAG
- a CDS encoding carbon starvation protein A, with protein sequence MILMFLLSIVIFFLGYFLYAKYISRVIGISRENKVPSVEKMDGIDYVPTNKFVLFGHHFASIAGAGPILGPIIAISMYGWGPVWLWVLLGGVFFGAVHDFLSLAISVKNQGRSIFDISKDVLGKFASLFMLVFVLLALIIVVAVFAAFTAVTFVSEPRIVIPTATILVVALLASLMIYKLKLNIIISTVISLFIVALSIFVSFSYNIGILLPFDKETSITVWILILLAYSLIASILPVNLILQPRDYINSYILFIGMFFGILGIIFFNFLNFDIKIPFLQVTEIAKDPSTDLLEPIWPILFITVACGAISGFHSLVASGTTSKQIANEENTRFVAYGGMLTESLLAVTVILGTIFFLTPDTLVKFVKEGKGIIAFGNAYNGLTQGILGSFGLSLAILMINGFMLTTLDTATRISRFLLEEIYLNVSGRKLSKFKSVTIILIVAGYLALSGAYVAIWKLFGTANQLVSAFALIVITLYLLYRGKTSWFAFIPAIFMVATTLGSLIFYFYKYAFDSFNITFLIIDTILLVVALIAYTSIIFSVIRKKGK encoded by the coding sequence ATGATTTTAATGTTTCTTCTGTCGATAGTAATCTTCTTTCTAGGCTATTTCCTATATGCTAAGTATATTAGCAGAGTTATAGGTATAAGTAGAGAAAACAAAGTACCTTCAGTTGAGAAAATGGATGGAATTGATTATGTCCCAACAAACAAATTTGTATTATTTGGTCACCATTTTGCTTCAATAGCAGGTGCTGGTCCTATCCTGGGTCCCATAATAGCAATTAGTATGTACGGTTGGGGGCCTGTTTGGCTATGGGTTTTACTAGGTGGAGTATTTTTTGGAGCAGTTCATGACTTTCTATCTCTAGCAATTTCGGTTAAGAATCAGGGTAGATCTATCTTTGATATTTCAAAGGATGTTTTAGGTAAGTTTGCAAGTCTATTTATGCTAGTATTTGTTTTGTTAGCTCTTATAATAGTTGTTGCAGTATTTGCTGCTTTCACTGCGGTAACATTTGTTTCAGAACCAAGAATTGTCATACCAACTGCTACAATATTAGTAGTCGCATTATTAGCAAGTCTTATGATATACAAACTCAAGTTAAATATTATCATCTCAACTGTTATAAGTCTCTTTATAGTAGCATTAAGCATTTTTGTATCTTTCAGTTACAATATTGGAATTTTATTACCCTTTGACAAAGAAACATCTATAACAGTTTGGATACTAATACTACTCGCTTATTCTCTTATAGCTTCAATACTCCCTGTCAACCTTATTCTCCAACCAAGAGATTATATTAACTCCTACATACTTTTTATAGGAATGTTTTTTGGCATATTAGGGATAATCTTTTTTAACTTTTTAAACTTTGATATAAAAATACCTTTTTTACAGGTAACTGAAATAGCAAAAGATCCGAGTACCGATTTGCTTGAACCTATTTGGCCTATATTATTTATAACAGTTGCTTGTGGCGCTATTTCGGGATTTCATTCCTTAGTTGCTTCAGGAACTACATCAAAGCAGATTGCTAATGAAGAGAATACAAGATTTGTAGCGTATGGCGGTATGCTAACAGAAAGTCTTCTTGCCGTTACTGTTATACTCGGAACAATATTCTTCTTAACACCAGACACATTAGTTAAATTTGTCAAGGAAGGTAAAGGAATAATTGCATTTGGCAATGCATACAATGGACTAACTCAAGGTATTTTAGGATCTTTTGGTCTATCTTTAGCAATACTTATGATTAACGGTTTCATGCTAACTACTCTAGATACTGCAACTAGAATATCAAGATTTCTACTAGAGGAAATTTATTTAAATGTATCTGGAAGAAAGCTTTCTAAATTTAAATCAGTTACAATTATATTAATTGTTGCCGGATACTTAGCATTAAGTGGTGCTTATGTCGCAATATGGAAACTTTTTGGAACTGCTAATCAGTTAGTTTCTGCATTTGCTTTGATTGTTATTACACTTTACTTACTGTACAGAGGAAAAACAAGCTGGTTTGCTTTTATACCTGCTATTTTTATGGTAGCAACAACTTTAGGTTCTCTTATATTTTACTTCTACAAATATGCTTTTGACAGTTTTAACATCACATTTTTGATTATAGACACTATACTTTTGGTAGTTGCCTTAATAGCATATACTAGCATAATATTTTCTGTTATCAGAAAAAAAGGCAAATAG
- the pyrF gene encoding orotidine-5'-phosphate decarboxylase: MKPNVDKIIVAIDVTNFDDFISVFDKTKDVFVWYKVHSIFLKEHIRIIDILKNNNKRVFLDLKFFDIPATVEKHIRAISKICDMFTVHLLSGSETLKIVSQVSLEENIIPVGISILTSFSQENLREIGINSTIEDEVTRLVKIGLENGINYFVCSPNEVREIKRRFPKTKAITPGIRISNQTDDQKRVMSPKEAFELGADYIVMGRDILRMEKIEKIFEYI; this comes from the coding sequence ATGAAACCAAACGTAGACAAAATAATAGTAGCTATCGACGTTACCAACTTTGATGACTTTATCTCAGTTTTTGACAAAACAAAAGATGTATTTGTCTGGTACAAAGTCCACTCTATATTCTTAAAAGAACACATAAGAATAATAGATATACTGAAAAATAACAACAAAAGAGTTTTCTTAGATTTGAAGTTCTTTGATATACCCGCAACAGTAGAAAAACATATAAGAGCAATATCAAAAATATGTGATATGTTTACCGTACATCTACTATCAGGTAGTGAAACCCTAAAAATAGTATCCCAAGTTTCACTAGAAGAAAACATAATACCTGTTGGTATTTCAATACTCACAAGCTTCTCACAGGAAAACTTAAGAGAAATAGGTATTAATAGCACCATAGAAGACGAAGTCACAAGACTAGTCAAAATTGGGCTAGAAAACGGAATAAACTACTTTGTATGTTCACCAAACGAAGTTAGAGAAATCAAAAGAAGATTTCCAAAAACAAAAGCTATAACACCTGGAATAAGGATTAGTAATCAAACAGATGATCAAAAAAGAGTTATGTCACCAAAAGAAGCATTTGAATTAGGAGCTGACTATATAGTTATGGGTAGAGATATACTCCGAATGGAGAAAATTGAAAAGATTTTTGAGTATATTTAA